One window of Cellulomonas shaoxiangyii genomic DNA carries:
- a CDS encoding sugar ABC transporter permease, producing MATTTTLPATATTSDRARGRRRRWFAEVGWKYPVAAVVVFYAAFPLVYVLSAALARTGTLTGSTELFRTFSTANFEALDGTRFWSWAVNSLVVGGATALGSVLMGAAAAYAFSRFSFRGRRGGLTALLIIQMFPQMLAFVSIFLLLLALGNVVPALGLNSTVALICVYLGGALGTNTFLMYGFFNTIPRELDEAARIDGATHAQIYWGIILRLVTPILAVVGLLSFISTFGEFILARVILTSQDRWTLAVGMYGWVSQELNANWGLFAAGAVIAALPVLLLFLFLQKYIVGGLTAGSVKG from the coding sequence ATGGCCACCACGACGACCCTCCCCGCGACCGCGACGACGTCCGACCGCGCCCGCGGGCGCCGCCGCCGCTGGTTCGCCGAGGTGGGGTGGAAGTACCCGGTCGCCGCGGTCGTGGTGTTCTACGCCGCGTTCCCGCTGGTGTACGTCCTGTCGGCCGCCCTGGCGCGCACCGGCACGCTCACCGGCTCGACCGAGCTGTTCCGGACGTTCTCGACCGCCAACTTCGAGGCGCTCGACGGCACGCGGTTCTGGTCGTGGGCGGTCAACAGCCTCGTGGTCGGCGGTGCCACCGCGCTCGGCTCGGTGCTCATGGGCGCCGCCGCCGCGTACGCGTTCTCGCGGTTCTCGTTCCGCGGGCGCCGCGGCGGCCTGACCGCGCTGCTCATCATCCAGATGTTCCCGCAGATGCTCGCGTTCGTCTCGATCTTCCTGCTGCTGCTCGCGCTCGGGAACGTGGTGCCGGCCCTCGGGCTCAACAGCACGGTCGCGCTGATCTGCGTGTACCTGGGCGGTGCCCTCGGGACGAACACGTTCCTCATGTACGGGTTCTTCAACACGATCCCGCGCGAGCTGGACGAGGCCGCGCGCATCGACGGCGCCACGCACGCGCAGATCTACTGGGGCATCATCCTGCGGCTCGTGACGCCGATCCTCGCGGTCGTCGGCCTGCTGTCGTTCATCTCCACGTTCGGCGAGTTCATCCTCGCGCGCGTGATCCTCACGTCGCAGGACCGCTGGACGCTCGCCGTCGGCATGTACGGCTGGGTGTCGCAGGAGCTCAACGCGAACTGGGGCCTGTTCGCCGCCGGTGCGGTGATCGCGGCCCTGCCCGTGCTCCTGCTCTTCCTCTTCCTGCAGAAGTACATCGTCGGCGGCCTCACCGCCGGCTCCGTCAAGGGCTGA
- a CDS encoding ABC transporter permease subunit, with the protein MSTQQTLAPADPAAGAREPHARRWDGRGGGFLVKLVLMALVNAFGVSVLWAAYAQESWAIFGASLVLLVVADWVYFSKRVLPMKYILPGLVFLLVFQLFSMGYTAYVALTNYGTGHNTTKEQAVDALLIQAERRVEDSPSYPLTVVQRGDELGFAIVDEGDVRVGSAEEPLADAGDASLDGERVTAVPGWEVVPYTTLISDPALQERVVDLRVPVSDDADDGSIRTREGSTGQVYSSALEHDEAADTLTNTETGAVYRATDGGRYVSDDGEALPVGWRVHVGLENFTRAFSDDTYSGPLLRITVWTFAFAIATVATSFLLGLVLALVFNDTRLRGRRVMRTLFILPYAFPAFLSALLWRGMLNANPDYGIVNQLFFLGTRIAWLDDPLLAKLAVIGVNLWLSFPYWFLVCTGALQSLPEDVMEAARIDGAGRWRTFQSITMPLLLVSTTPLLISSFAFNFNNFTLVYMLTGGGPRFTDTSATLGHTDILISMIYQLSGVAGGRADYGLASALSIIVFLIIGTISALAFRRTRKLEEVL; encoded by the coding sequence ATGTCCACGCAGCAGACCCTCGCGCCGGCGGACCCCGCCGCCGGCGCACGCGAGCCGCACGCGCGGCGCTGGGACGGCAGGGGTGGCGGCTTCCTGGTGAAGCTCGTGCTCATGGCGCTCGTGAACGCCTTCGGGGTGTCGGTGCTGTGGGCCGCGTACGCGCAGGAGTCGTGGGCGATCTTCGGCGCCTCGCTCGTGCTGCTCGTCGTGGCCGACTGGGTGTACTTCAGCAAGCGCGTGCTGCCGATGAAGTACATCCTCCCGGGCCTGGTCTTCCTGCTCGTCTTCCAGCTCTTCTCCATGGGCTACACCGCGTACGTCGCGCTCACGAACTACGGCACGGGTCACAACACGACCAAGGAGCAGGCGGTCGACGCGCTGCTCATCCAGGCCGAGCGTCGCGTCGAGGACTCCCCGAGCTACCCCCTCACGGTCGTCCAGCGGGGTGACGAGCTCGGGTTCGCGATCGTCGACGAGGGCGACGTGCGGGTCGGGTCCGCCGAGGAGCCCCTGGCCGACGCGGGTGACGCGTCCCTCGACGGCGAGCGCGTCACGGCCGTGCCCGGCTGGGAGGTCGTGCCGTACACGACCCTCATCTCGGACCCGGCGCTGCAGGAGCGGGTGGTCGACCTGCGCGTGCCCGTGTCGGACGACGCGGACGACGGCTCGATCCGCACCCGCGAGGGGTCGACCGGGCAGGTGTACTCGTCCGCGCTCGAGCACGACGAGGCGGCGGACACGCTGACGAACACCGAGACGGGCGCGGTGTACCGCGCGACGGACGGCGGCCGGTACGTCTCCGACGACGGCGAGGCGCTGCCCGTCGGCTGGCGCGTCCACGTCGGCCTCGAGAACTTCACGCGCGCGTTCAGCGACGACACGTACTCCGGCCCGCTGCTGCGGATCACCGTGTGGACGTTCGCGTTCGCGATCGCCACGGTGGCCACCAGCTTCCTGCTCGGGCTGGTGCTCGCACTCGTGTTCAACGACACGCGGCTGCGGGGGCGCAGGGTCATGCGGACCCTGTTCATCCTCCCGTACGCGTTCCCGGCGTTCCTGTCCGCGCTGCTGTGGCGCGGCATGCTCAACGCCAACCCCGACTACGGGATCGTCAACCAGCTGTTCTTCCTCGGCACCCGCATCGCGTGGCTCGACGACCCGCTGCTGGCCAAGCTGGCGGTCATCGGCGTCAACCTGTGGCTGAGCTTCCCGTACTGGTTCCTCGTGTGCACGGGTGCCCTGCAGTCCCTGCCGGAGGACGTCATGGAGGCCGCCCGGATCGACGGCGCCGGCCGGTGGCGGACGTTCCAGTCGATCACGATGCCGCTGCTGCTGGTCTCGACCACGCCGCTGCTGATCTCGTCGTTCGCCTTCAACTTCAACAACTTCACGCTCGTCTACATGCTGACGGGCGGCGGGCCGCGGTTCACCGACACGTCGGCGACTCTCGGGCACACCGACATCCTCATCTCGATGATCTACCAGCTGTCGGGCGTGGCCGGCGGCCGCGCCGACTACGGCCTCGCGAGCGCGCTGTCGATCATCGTCTTCCTCATCATCGGCACGATCTCGGCGCTGGCGTTCCGCCGGACCCGCAAGCTGGAGGAGGTCCTCTGA
- a CDS encoding sugar ABC transporter substrate-binding protein, protein MRKSALPVAMVAAVALLAACSGGSDDTTPTAEATSGEGAGAGTSLTVWVDENREPAVAAAAEDFEESTGVTVELVQKNFEDIRADFLAQVPTGEGPDITVGAHDWLGSLIVNGVVDSIDLGETAADFEPVATEAFTYDGQMYGLPYALESVALVRNTALVPEPAPATFDEMIAAGRAAGTKLPFVINTNGTAGDGYNYYALQTSFGAPVFMQEEDGSYTNELGMGGEPGHAFATWLGQNGMAGSGVFSTDWTDEIARQEFADGNAPFAITGPWAITGFQEAGVDFAVEPIPSAGGETAAPFVGVQGFYLSAQSDNALLAQDFLVNYLSTPEAQRALYDADPRVPALLSVAEDVSSDPVIGGFVAQVKNGTPMPSIPEMADVWDHWNAAEAAIISGSSEPVAAWDKMLGDIQSSIGG, encoded by the coding sequence ATGCGCAAGTCAGCACTCCCGGTCGCGATGGTCGCGGCCGTCGCCCTCCTCGCCGCCTGCAGCGGCGGGAGCGACGACACCACCCCCACGGCCGAGGCCACGTCCGGCGAGGGCGCCGGCGCGGGTACCAGCCTCACCGTCTGGGTCGACGAGAACCGCGAGCCCGCCGTCGCGGCCGCCGCGGAGGACTTCGAGGAGTCGACCGGCGTCACGGTCGAGCTCGTCCAGAAGAACTTCGAGGACATCCGCGCCGACTTCCTCGCGCAGGTGCCCACGGGCGAGGGCCCCGACATCACGGTCGGCGCCCACGACTGGCTCGGCTCGCTGATCGTCAACGGCGTCGTCGACTCGATCGACCTCGGCGAGACGGCCGCGGACTTCGAGCCCGTCGCCACCGAGGCGTTCACCTACGACGGCCAGATGTACGGCCTGCCGTACGCGCTGGAGTCCGTCGCGCTGGTCCGCAACACCGCGCTCGTGCCGGAGCCGGCACCGGCGACCTTCGACGAGATGATCGCGGCGGGCCGCGCGGCCGGCACGAAGCTGCCGTTCGTCATCAACACCAACGGCACCGCGGGTGACGGCTACAACTACTACGCGCTGCAGACGTCGTTCGGCGCGCCGGTGTTCATGCAGGAGGAGGACGGCTCCTACACCAACGAGCTGGGCATGGGCGGCGAGCCCGGCCACGCGTTCGCGACGTGGCTCGGCCAGAACGGCATGGCCGGCTCGGGCGTCTTCAGCACCGACTGGACCGACGAGATCGCGCGCCAGGAGTTCGCCGACGGCAACGCGCCGTTCGCGATCACCGGGCCGTGGGCGATCACGGGCTTCCAGGAGGCCGGCGTCGACTTCGCCGTCGAGCCGATCCCGTCGGCCGGCGGCGAGACCGCGGCGCCGTTCGTCGGCGTGCAGGGCTTCTACCTGTCGGCGCAGAGCGACAACGCGCTGCTCGCGCAGGACTTCCTCGTCAACTACCTGTCGACGCCCGAGGCGCAGCGCGCGCTGTACGACGCCGACCCCCGCGTCCCGGCGCTGCTCTCGGTCGCCGAGGACGTCTCGTCCGACCCGGTCATCGGCGGGTTCGTCGCCCAGGTGAAGAACGGCACGCCGATGCCGTCGATCCCCGAGATGGCGGACGTGTGGGACCACTGGAACGCGGCCGAGGCCGCGATCATCTCCGGCTCGTCCGAGCCGGTGGCCGCGTGGGACAAGATGCTCGGCGACATCCAGTCGTCCATCGGCGGCTGA